One genomic region from Spirosoma sp. KCTC 42546 encodes:
- a CDS encoding TolC family protein translates to MKQIVTLLLALGLSGTGWGQSTSTSLPTSSTLTLEQCITLALENQPSIRQSILQQQVADNTVEQTRRSQLPTLSGYSNQGLNFGRNVDPYTNSVTNAQITTNTAGLGVSWTVFNGFQLKNTLLQQSFSAQASQFDVATAKNTITLNTLLAYLQVLTTQDLVLASEVQVSVAQAQVERTEKLVKSGTTPPFNLYDAKSQLANDQMQLVQAQTNLKAARLTLLQVLNLPSTTVLQLVRLEGTTIPQVSTTDAYQIFTQARTFMPEVQAADLRTKAAQKGLDLAKGLAYPTLTVNANWGTSYSSAARRTSYSNEVVEQATAGFVDVGGQSYPVKVLEPILSAERINYFQQLDNNQYKSVTMSIRIPILNGFQVRYRTTNARLQQQLAESQAESVRRNLRQAIDQAVNQQQNANERYHALEQQVAVLAQSHKAAEARYNAGLLNAVEYNLAKSNLDRASVNLIQARYERVLREKVVDFYRVGTL, encoded by the coding sequence ATGAAACAAATAGTTACGCTTCTGCTCGCGCTGGGTCTATCTGGAACAGGCTGGGGGCAATCCACTTCGACTTCGTTACCCACTTCCTCAACACTAACGCTGGAGCAGTGTATTACACTGGCTCTGGAAAATCAGCCCTCCATTCGGCAGTCGATATTGCAGCAGCAAGTAGCCGATAACACAGTGGAGCAAACCCGAAGAAGTCAGTTACCAACCCTGTCGGGTTATTCAAATCAAGGCTTAAATTTTGGCCGTAACGTTGATCCGTATACGAACAGCGTTACCAATGCGCAGATTACAACCAATACAGCTGGATTAGGCGTAAGTTGGACCGTATTCAATGGATTCCAGTTAAAAAATACGCTGCTACAGCAAAGTTTTAGTGCGCAGGCCAGCCAATTTGATGTCGCCACGGCTAAAAATACCATTACCCTCAATACCTTACTAGCCTATTTACAAGTGTTAACAACGCAGGATTTAGTACTAGCCAGTGAGGTGCAGGTAAGCGTGGCGCAGGCCCAGGTAGAGCGAACCGAGAAGTTGGTAAAATCGGGTACTACGCCCCCGTTTAATCTTTATGACGCTAAAAGCCAACTGGCAAATGACCAGATGCAACTCGTTCAGGCTCAGACAAACCTGAAGGCGGCCAGGCTAACGTTGCTCCAAGTTTTGAATCTACCGTCTACAACAGTATTACAGCTAGTACGGCTAGAAGGCACAACGATACCCCAGGTGAGTACAACCGACGCGTATCAGATTTTTACCCAGGCCCGGACCTTTATGCCCGAAGTTCAGGCCGCCGATTTACGCACGAAAGCAGCTCAAAAAGGATTAGATCTGGCCAAAGGGCTAGCCTATCCTACCCTAACTGTCAATGCTAACTGGGGAACATCGTATTCAAGCGCGGCCCGCCGAACCAGCTATAGCAATGAGGTAGTGGAGCAGGCAACGGCTGGGTTCGTTGACGTGGGCGGGCAATCCTATCCAGTTAAAGTGCTCGAGCCTATCCTAAGCGCAGAACGCATAAATTATTTTCAGCAACTGGATAACAATCAGTACAAAAGCGTAACCATGAGTATCCGAATTCCTATTCTGAATGGCTTTCAGGTCCGCTATCGAACTACGAATGCCCGGTTGCAGCAACAACTCGCCGAATCACAAGCAGAAAGTGTCCGGCGGAATCTACGACAAGCCATTGATCAGGCCGTTAACCAACAGCAAAACGCCAATGAACGATATCATGCGCTGGAACAACAGGTGGCCGTTTTGGCGCAATCGCACAAAGCGGCCGAAGCCCGTTATAATGCGGGTTTGCTCAATGCTGTTGAGTATAATTTAGCCAAAAGCAATCTGGACCGGGCATCGGTGAACTTGATTCAAGCCCGTTACGAACGAGTTCTGCGGGAGAAAGTGGTTGATTTTTACCGGGTTGGAACGTTATAA
- the thrA gene encoding bifunctional aspartate kinase/homoserine dehydrogenase I — protein sequence MQVLKFGGTSVGSVESIKQVIQIIDNHRQNGDQIAVVFSAMGGVTNQLIEIGRMATSGEPDYMELVRRIEDRHFNVVKALIPVKEQSKVFAHVRGIINELEDLLRGVSLIRELTLRTHDLITSFGERLSTTIITECVKSRGIPAQFCDARQIIKTDAQFGQAEVNYSLTNQLIQEHFAKSTTTQMVTGFIGSTEKNETTTLGRGGSDYTASILGAALNAEVIDIWTDVDGMMTADPRKVPNAFNIPTITYAEAMELSHFGAKVIYPPSLQPAFARNIPIRVLNTFNPTHEGTVVSRTAERRQYTITGISSIDDIALVNVQGSGMIGVAGVSAKLFGVLAAHKISVILISQASSEHSICFAIDPRGAENVKTILDAEFATEIEHGHIDNIAIERDLSVIATVGEGMKKSSGIAGKLFSVLGKNGVNIVAVAQGSSEINISVVINKNNLSKALNSLHNIFFQSEARVLNLYLVGIGLIGKTLLKQIFDQSEYLRTEKLLKVCVVGMTNTKKMLLDPKGIALDDWRERVLTEGVTTSLPAFVDKIKDYNLPNSVFIDCTSDKDIVQFYESLLDSNISVVTPNKVANSGPYAEYRRLQRTALNRGVKFLYETNVGAGLPIINTVQGLMTSGDRFLKIEAILSGTLSFIFNTFRPGTSFANVVREAKEKGYTEPDPRDDLSGLDVARKILILAREAGFPLEPEDVTITPLLPESCQAAPTVPAFFEELERNNDYFENLLAEATAKGEKLRFVARFENNKATIGLRSVDSEHPFYQLTGADNIISFTTERYKDRPLVIKGPGAGAEVTASGVFADVVSIGSYLA from the coding sequence ATGCAGGTTCTTAAATTCGGTGGCACCTCGGTCGGTTCCGTAGAAAGCATCAAACAAGTCATCCAAATCATTGATAATCATCGCCAAAACGGTGATCAGATAGCCGTTGTATTCTCGGCGATGGGGGGCGTAACAAACCAGCTCATCGAAATTGGACGAATGGCGACGTCGGGAGAGCCGGATTATATGGAACTGGTCCGACGAATTGAAGACCGGCATTTCAATGTGGTGAAAGCGTTGATTCCCGTAAAAGAACAAAGCAAAGTATTTGCCCACGTTCGGGGCATTATCAATGAACTGGAAGACCTGCTACGGGGTGTATCGCTCATTCGCGAATTGACACTGCGCACGCATGACCTCATCACCAGTTTTGGCGAACGGTTATCCACAACCATCATCACCGAATGTGTAAAAAGTCGGGGGATTCCCGCGCAATTCTGCGATGCCCGTCAGATTATCAAAACCGATGCCCAGTTTGGCCAGGCTGAAGTAAACTATTCCCTTACGAATCAACTCATTCAGGAGCATTTTGCGAAGTCCACAACTACGCAAATGGTAACGGGTTTTATCGGATCGACTGAAAAGAACGAAACGACAACCCTTGGGCGAGGTGGCTCAGATTATACGGCCAGCATCCTTGGCGCAGCACTAAATGCCGAAGTCATCGACATCTGGACCGACGTTGACGGCATGATGACGGCCGATCCACGCAAGGTGCCGAATGCCTTCAATATCCCAACGATCACCTACGCCGAAGCTATGGAGCTTAGTCACTTCGGTGCGAAAGTGATTTATCCACCGAGTCTACAACCGGCGTTCGCCCGTAACATTCCGATTCGCGTACTCAATACATTCAATCCTACACACGAAGGCACGGTTGTGAGCCGCACCGCCGAACGTCGGCAATACACCATTACGGGTATTTCAAGCATCGACGACATCGCTCTTGTGAACGTACAGGGATCGGGCATGATTGGCGTAGCGGGTGTATCGGCAAAGTTGTTTGGCGTATTGGCCGCGCATAAGATCAGCGTCATTCTGATCTCGCAGGCATCATCGGAGCATTCCATTTGTTTCGCTATCGACCCACGTGGGGCTGAAAATGTAAAGACCATTTTAGATGCCGAATTCGCGACTGAAATTGAACACGGCCATATCGATAACATCGCCATCGAGCGCGATTTGTCGGTGATTGCGACAGTTGGCGAAGGCATGAAAAAAAGCTCAGGTATTGCCGGAAAATTATTTTCGGTACTGGGTAAAAACGGGGTTAATATCGTAGCTGTAGCGCAGGGATCATCGGAGATCAACATCTCGGTAGTTATCAACAAAAATAACCTTTCCAAGGCCCTTAACTCGCTGCATAACATCTTCTTCCAATCCGAAGCACGGGTACTTAACCTGTATTTAGTTGGCATCGGATTGATTGGCAAAACACTCCTGAAGCAGATTTTCGACCAGTCTGAATACCTGCGCACGGAAAAGCTGCTAAAAGTATGCGTTGTGGGCATGACGAACACCAAAAAGATGCTCCTTGACCCAAAAGGCATCGCCCTGGATGACTGGCGTGAACGAGTACTCACGGAAGGCGTTACCACCTCCTTACCCGCGTTTGTCGACAAAATAAAAGATTACAACCTACCTAACTCGGTTTTCATTGACTGCACATCAGACAAGGATATCGTGCAGTTTTACGAGTCGCTTTTGGATAGCAACATCTCCGTTGTTACGCCCAATAAAGTAGCCAATTCCGGCCCTTATGCCGAGTATCGGCGACTACAACGGACTGCATTGAACCGGGGGGTTAAGTTTCTCTACGAAACCAATGTTGGCGCGGGTCTGCCTATTATCAACACCGTTCAGGGATTGATGACGTCCGGCGACCGTTTCCTGAAAATAGAAGCGATTTTATCGGGTACTTTATCCTTCATTTTCAACACATTCCGCCCTGGTACGTCCTTTGCTAATGTAGTGCGTGAAGCCAAAGAAAAAGGATACACCGAGCCTGACCCACGCGATGATTTGAGCGGCCTGGACGTAGCTCGAAAAATTCTAATTCTGGCGCGTGAAGCCGGTTTTCCACTCGAACCAGAGGATGTCACCATAACGCCTTTATTGCCTGAGTCCTGCCAGGCTGCCCCTACCGTTCCAGCATTCTTTGAGGAATTGGAGCGCAATAATGATTACTTCGAGAATCTGCTGGCCGAAGCAACAGCCAAAGGGGAGAAACTACGATTTGTCGCCCGTTTCGAGAATAACAAAGCGACCATTGGCCTTCGCTCGGTCGATTCTGAACATCCATTCTACCAGCTAACCGGTGCCGACAACATCATTTCATTTACGACGGAACGCTACAAAGATCGCCCGCTCGTCATCAAAGGCCCCGGTGCAGGAGCCGAAGTAACGGCCTCGGGCGTATTTGCCGATGTGGTGAGTATCGGGAGTTATTTGGCGTAA
- a CDS encoding McrB family protein yields the protein MLTDTQQQPLVERIRDIGHAEAVRRFFGLLKELIDIVNLPNGDARLAFVVKPDKSSITANINFFQALRIQKPRRGEVEYHLTIKKSYQDRLKSIEELVFEPLTEKSDYLAVIIGQSNVHLLYQPALRTCWEDCLLELVESTKRGPHLARHNADVYRAAEDEAFLSELIRLADDPTLGDRVLNEDSVEEPGGEYETGPKLPSQPHNLILFGPPGTGKTFALQPYLREQNSNLITFHPSYSYEEFVEGIRPEVINGQISYRIRRGIFHKACLSAIQQAGYGTMADCLNDSPETRRQKLQKAPVHYLLIDEVNRANVASVFGDLITLLESDKRLGSENELWLTLPYSQERFGVPINLFVIGTMNTTDRSIALLDIALRRRFSFREMRPDPTVLGEIDGIQLGQLLRTINERIECLLDRDHQIGHAYLTNVETYAQLCDAFRDRIIPLLQEYFFNDWAKIQLILGDNQAWGKEPDQRLVWIKKKYTANATSKLFGEVPDAMDEVVTYEINPNLQQGDYALVPVESFIRIYQKL from the coding sequence GTGCTTACCGACACCCAACAACAACCCCTCGTTGAACGCATTCGTGACATCGGTCATGCCGAAGCAGTCCGGCGTTTTTTTGGGTTGCTGAAGGAGCTGATCGACATTGTCAATCTGCCTAATGGCGATGCCCGGCTGGCGTTTGTGGTGAAGCCCGATAAATCGTCGATTACGGCCAATATTAATTTCTTTCAGGCCTTACGAATTCAGAAGCCCCGGCGTGGGGAGGTTGAGTATCACTTAACGATTAAAAAATCGTATCAGGATCGGCTGAAAAGCATTGAAGAATTAGTCTTTGAGCCGCTTACCGAAAAATCAGATTATCTGGCCGTTATTATTGGACAATCGAACGTCCATCTGCTCTATCAGCCTGCCTTGCGCACATGCTGGGAGGATTGCCTACTCGAACTGGTGGAGAGTACCAAACGCGGCCCGCACCTCGCCCGGCACAATGCAGATGTGTATCGGGCAGCCGAAGATGAAGCCTTTCTGAGTGAGCTTATCCGCCTTGCCGATGACCCGACGCTTGGGGATCGGGTCTTGAATGAGGATAGCGTAGAAGAACCAGGAGGAGAATATGAAACAGGGCCGAAACTCCCTAGTCAGCCCCATAACCTTATTTTGTTTGGCCCACCAGGTACGGGTAAAACATTTGCTTTACAGCCCTATCTTCGCGAGCAAAATTCCAATCTGATTACGTTTCATCCCTCCTACAGCTATGAAGAGTTTGTCGAGGGCATCAGGCCGGAAGTGATCAACGGTCAAATCAGCTATCGGATACGCAGAGGTATTTTTCACAAAGCTTGCTTATCGGCTATTCAGCAGGCTGGTTACGGTACAATGGCCGACTGTCTGAACGACTCACCGGAAACCCGTCGTCAGAAATTACAAAAAGCACCCGTCCATTATCTGCTTATCGACGAGGTCAACCGGGCCAATGTAGCCAGCGTATTTGGCGATTTGATTACATTACTTGAATCTGATAAACGACTGGGGTCCGAGAACGAATTGTGGTTAACCCTACCCTATTCGCAGGAGCGATTTGGCGTACCTATCAACCTGTTTGTCATCGGGACGATGAACACTACTGACCGCTCCATTGCCTTACTGGATATTGCCCTGCGCCGACGGTTTTCGTTTCGCGAAATGCGGCCAGACCCAACGGTTCTGGGAGAAATTGATGGAATACAGTTGGGCCAACTGTTACGGACAATAAATGAACGCATCGAGTGCTTACTTGACCGCGATCATCAGATTGGTCATGCCTATTTAACCAACGTTGAAACCTATGCCCAGTTATGCGACGCTTTCCGCGACCGCATCATTCCATTGCTTCAGGAATACTTTTTCAACGACTGGGCTAAAATTCAATTGATTCTCGGTGATAATCAGGCCTGGGGCAAAGAGCCCGATCAACGGCTTGTCTGGATCAAGAAAAAATATACCGCTAATGCCACCAGCAAACTATTTGGCGAGGTACCCGACGCTATGGATGAGGTTGTAACGTACGAAATCAACCCAAATCTTCAACAGGGAGACTATGCATTGGTGCCAGTAGAATCGTTTATCAGAATTTATCAGAAACTGTAA
- a CDS encoding galactitol-1-phosphate 5-dehydrogenase translates to MKALVLTEYNQFDLQDLPKPTIKPNEVLVRVQAVGICGSDVHGMDGSSGRRIPPIVMGHEASGIIAEVGADVRAWATGDRVTFDSTVYALDDWYSRRGMYNLSDGREVVGVSTPDFKRQGAFAEFVAVPQHILYAIPDNVSFTQAALVEPVAVALHAVSLTPIQVNDSAVVVGAGMIGLFVIQALKLAGCGAIIAIDLDDDRLALAHSLGATHSINARTGDVANQVQSLTHGRGADVSFEVVGAGPTVKTAIDCVRKGATVTLVGNLAPTVEIPLQAVVTRQLRLQGSCAINGEYEAALALISSGRMNVEAILSAEVPLAEGANWFKRLYDKEKGLIKVVLKP, encoded by the coding sequence ATGAAAGCACTCGTTCTTACGGAATACAATCAGTTCGATCTGCAAGATCTACCCAAGCCCACCATCAAACCAAACGAAGTACTCGTGCGGGTACAGGCAGTGGGCATCTGTGGCTCCGACGTTCACGGTATGGACGGCAGCTCTGGCCGACGCATCCCACCTATCGTTATGGGCCACGAAGCCAGCGGCATCATCGCTGAAGTGGGGGCTGATGTACGAGCCTGGGCCACTGGCGACCGCGTTACCTTTGACTCGACGGTATATGCACTGGACGACTGGTATAGCCGTCGTGGTATGTATAACCTAAGCGACGGACGTGAAGTAGTAGGCGTATCGACCCCCGATTTCAAGCGTCAGGGTGCGTTTGCGGAGTTCGTAGCTGTGCCGCAGCACATTTTATATGCCATTCCCGATAATGTTAGTTTCACACAGGCCGCACTGGTTGAGCCCGTAGCCGTGGCCCTCCATGCCGTTAGTCTGACGCCTATTCAAGTCAATGATTCGGCTGTGGTAGTCGGTGCGGGGATGATTGGACTGTTTGTAATCCAGGCGCTAAAACTGGCGGGTTGTGGTGCCATCATTGCCATTGATCTGGACGATGACCGGCTCGCACTGGCGCATTCACTGGGCGCGACACATAGCATCAATGCGCGAACCGGTGATGTAGCAAATCAAGTGCAAAGTCTCACACACGGACGCGGTGCCGATGTTTCATTTGAAGTAGTAGGTGCTGGCCCAACGGTTAAAACCGCCATCGACTGCGTTCGGAAGGGAGCGACGGTTACGCTAGTAGGCAACCTTGCTCCTACGGTTGAGATTCCTCTGCAAGCCGTTGTAACACGCCAGTTACGATTACAAGGCTCTTGCGCTATCAACGGCGAATACGAAGCAGCCTTAGCGCTGATTTCGTCTGGCCGTATGAACGTTGAAGCAATTCTCAGTGCCGAGGTGCCATTAGCGGAAGGAGCAAATTGGTTCAAACGGCTTTATGATAAGGAAAAGGGGTTGATTAAGGTAGTACTAAAGCCGTAA
- a CDS encoding Gfo/Idh/MocA family protein: MSTTPIRIAIIGPGKVAHLHAQAVLQTPDTKLVAVYGRTYQKAEDFANQYGIRAYSDIYDMVDRENVDLCLVCTTHPAHREPAVAALNAGSHVLVEKPLASTLEDCDAMIEAAKQNNRYLGVISQRRFYAPSMRIREAIDTGKIGKPVLGTIQMLGWRSEEYYKSDDWRGTWDKEGGGVLVNQSPHQLDLLVWYMGEIDEVYGVWRNLNHPYIEVDDTALAIVKFKNGGLGNIIVSNSQKPGIFGKVHVHGENGASVGVQTDGGALFIAGMSSITDPPVNDLWTVPGEEDLLAKFIAEDTAFFNTIDATVYYFGIQIADFRDAILNHRPPLVTGEDGRRVVALFQAIYESTRTGLPVKM; this comes from the coding sequence ATGTCTACTACTCCTATACGAATTGCCATCATTGGCCCCGGCAAAGTGGCTCACCTACACGCCCAGGCCGTTTTGCAAACACCTGACACCAAATTAGTCGCTGTTTACGGCCGAACCTATCAGAAAGCGGAAGACTTCGCGAACCAATATGGCATTCGAGCCTACAGTGATATATATGACATGGTCGACCGTGAAAACGTGGATTTATGCCTTGTTTGCACTACGCACCCAGCCCACCGGGAGCCTGCTGTTGCCGCACTCAATGCGGGCTCTCACGTGCTGGTCGAAAAACCATTGGCCTCAACGCTCGAAGACTGCGATGCGATGATTGAGGCTGCTAAACAGAACAACCGCTATCTGGGTGTTATCAGTCAACGGCGGTTCTATGCGCCATCCATGCGTATTCGGGAAGCCATTGATACCGGAAAGATTGGGAAGCCCGTACTCGGCACTATTCAAATGCTGGGCTGGCGTAGTGAAGAATACTATAAAAGTGACGACTGGCGGGGGACCTGGGATAAAGAAGGCGGGGGCGTATTGGTCAATCAATCGCCCCACCAACTTGATTTACTTGTGTGGTACATGGGCGAAATAGATGAGGTGTACGGCGTTTGGCGTAACCTGAACCACCCCTATATCGAGGTCGATGATACGGCGCTGGCTATCGTAAAATTTAAAAATGGTGGCCTGGGGAATATCATCGTGAGCAATTCTCAAAAGCCTGGAATCTTTGGAAAAGTACACGTGCATGGCGAGAATGGCGCATCCGTAGGCGTTCAGACGGATGGGGGAGCCTTGTTTATTGCCGGTATGTCGAGCATTACTGATCCCCCCGTCAATGACCTCTGGACCGTACCCGGCGAAGAAGATCTGTTAGCTAAGTTCATAGCCGAAGACACGGCATTCTTTAATACCATTGACGCGACGGTTTATTACTTTGGCATACAAATCGCCGATTTCCGCGATGCTATCCTCAACCATCGTCCACCACTGGTTACAGGCGAGGATGGTCGCCGGGTAGTTGCTCTGTTCCAGGCCATCTATGAATCAACCCGAACGGGGTTGCCTGTGAAAATGTAA
- a CDS encoding RagB/SusD family nutrient uptake outer membrane protein, with amino-acid sequence MKKILITSVLSGLLLLQNACTQEYLNPSTASQPQVVGSADGLITVCNSLQYRYSVGGGGSVIGSAVSAGGLTTNELTVLNQGNGEEFALQQGQANVTNSNGVVRTIWTQCQLIRANADLVLANTGVVNDAGTKSGIVAYASIFRALSLGTLAQFFQAAPILSQENSPFVDRLQLLKEAIASLESAATQVASAPVSANFTGKIVPGIDIPNTLQALIARYALFAGDYDKALAAAAKVDLTKKSVFNFDDNSRNPLFFYAFGNVNVVAPTNVSLGLPAVLAPDVADKRIAFYTQTTNSKANLGTGFYTANNAPIPVYLPGEILLIQAESYARKGDLANAVTTLNKVLTKTAATDTFGLGAALPAYSGAQTSDALLLEILRNRSIELAYTGFRLEDSRRFGRPGPGVAGSERNRNYFPYPRTERDNNTSTPVDPAN; translated from the coding sequence ATGAAAAAAATTCTTATTACCTCTGTATTATCAGGCTTGCTGCTGCTGCAAAATGCCTGTACACAGGAATACCTCAACCCCAGCACAGCCAGCCAGCCACAGGTTGTTGGTTCGGCCGACGGCTTGATTACGGTTTGTAATAGTCTCCAATACCGATATTCGGTTGGCGGGGGCGGCAGCGTGATTGGTAGCGCTGTATCGGCGGGTGGCCTGACCACCAATGAACTGACCGTACTTAACCAGGGTAATGGCGAAGAGTTCGCGCTACAACAGGGGCAGGCCAACGTGACCAACTCAAATGGGGTTGTCCGTACGATCTGGACTCAATGCCAGTTGATCCGCGCCAATGCCGACCTTGTGTTGGCCAATACAGGTGTTGTTAACGATGCGGGTACAAAAAGTGGTATTGTAGCTTATGCCTCTATCTTTCGGGCGTTGTCATTGGGTACGTTAGCGCAGTTCTTTCAGGCAGCCCCCATTTTATCGCAGGAAAATTCGCCGTTTGTCGACCGATTACAGTTGCTGAAGGAAGCGATTGCATCCCTTGAGTCGGCAGCAACGCAGGTAGCATCTGCACCCGTGTCGGCAAACTTTACGGGTAAAATTGTGCCGGGTATCGATATTCCCAATACGCTTCAGGCACTGATTGCCCGGTATGCACTCTTTGCCGGGGATTATGATAAAGCACTAGCCGCAGCAGCAAAGGTCGATCTGACGAAAAAATCGGTTTTTAATTTCGATGATAACTCCCGAAATCCTCTCTTTTTCTATGCGTTCGGGAATGTTAACGTAGTGGCACCAACCAATGTTAGTCTTGGTTTGCCGGCTGTACTAGCCCCGGATGTCGCCGATAAACGGATTGCTTTTTATACGCAAACAACCAACAGTAAAGCTAACCTGGGAACCGGATTCTATACCGCCAATAACGCCCCCATCCCGGTGTATCTACCCGGTGAAATCCTGCTGATTCAAGCTGAATCATATGCTCGTAAAGGTGATCTGGCTAATGCAGTTACAACGCTGAATAAGGTGCTGACAAAAACTGCCGCAACGGATACATTCGGTTTGGGAGCGGCTCTGCCTGCTTACAGCGGTGCGCAAACGTCAGATGCCCTATTACTGGAAATCCTTCGTAACCGTAGTATTGAACTGGCTTACACCGGCTTCCGGCTTGAAGACAGCCGTCGGTTTGGTCGGCCTGGTCCAGGGGTTGCTGGTTCGGAACGGAATCGTAACTATTTTCCGTATCCGAGAACGGAACGCGATAATAATACCAGCACGCCAGTAGATCCCGCGAATTAA